In the Brassica napus cultivar Da-Ae chromosome A7, Da-Ae, whole genome shotgun sequence genome, one interval contains:
- the LOC106405396 gene encoding uncharacterized protein LOC106405396, whose translation MVCFYSSYAYITINIVAFLLLSRWSSATAKSMISSQILMKGTTCPFPSLLISKACKGTASISSQEQECIESLTFNRHTASASTAFELAKVSLSLAMEKAERTMILIGSPKKPCFKSCAENYKDSVAEGLKKAEWSMEKGDLDETDDELSLARDAADYCHMVLSVDPDDARSPIFSANRDVYNHITYAMSVADLL comes from the coding sequence ATGGTTTGTTTTTACTCCTCTTATGCATACATAACGATCAATATTGTAGCCTTTCTTCTCCTGTCGCGATGGTCATCTGCAACCGCAAAATCCATGATTTCTAGCCAGATACTAATGAAAGGAACGACATGCCCATTTCCGTCCTTGTTGATATCGAAGGCTTGCAAAGGTACTGCATCTATCTCGTCCCAAGAACAAGAATGTATAGAATCCCTAACCTTTAATCGGCACACAGCCTCAGCATCAACTGCCTTTGAGTTGGCTAAGGTGTCTCTGTCTTTGGCAATGGAGAAGGCAGAGCGCACAATGATTCTAATCGGTTCTCCAAAGAAACCATGTTTCAAGAGTTGTGCGGAAAACTATAAAGATTCTGTCGCTGAAGGGCTAAAGAAGGCAGAGTGGTCGATGGAGAAAGGAGATCTGGATGAGACCGATGATGAGCTTAGCCTCGCACGTGACGCAGCTGATTATTGTCATATGGTTTTGTCTGTTGATCCAGACGATGCAAGATCTCCGATTTTCTCCGCCAACAGAGATGTGTATAATCATATTACATATGCTATGAGTGTGGCAGACTTGTTGTAG